The DNA segment GTAGATACCTTACTTTCAGAAATTGGAGATGCATCTTATCCCAAGGTAGAGGGTTGGACGCACGTTCCCCCTCCAAATGATCCAGATTATCCTGTTCCTGTGTGGAATTCCGCTCCAGATTTCATTAAGCCTGCAAAAACCGACAACTTCTACAGTAATAGAATGGTGCGTTGGGAAAATGACTATTCAACCCCAGAGTATCTCTCAGAGTTGACCCTCGGACAATTAGGGTCTCGACTGGAATACACAATTCATAACGCGATGCATCTGAGATGGGCTTCTGATCCAGGTGAAGAGAGGCCACTTGTTTTTCCTTCAAACGCTGATACTATTGAGACTAGATGGGATAACCCCTCCTATGACTATTTGGCTGATCCATATTCAAGTCATGTAAACTATATCTTCTGGAAGTTGCATGGGTGGATTGATGATAGGATAAATGATTGGATGAGAGCACATGAAATTACAGGAGAGGTTCCATGGAGCGTAGAGTGGGATAAAAATATCATGCCCCAACATGGTTTAATTCATGAACCACATTTAATGGCAAGAATGGGCGACGAGATGAAAGATACCATCAATAGGATGGAAGAGGTGGCAAAGATTGTGTCCAAAACCGATCTGATAACCCCATTTTCGGTAATAGATGATGGCATAGTGTGAAAGAACGACAAGGAGTCAAAGAATTATAGAAGCAATCGAAATTTGAAAATGTTTGATTGCTTTGAAATTTTCTCCTCTGATCATCTCATTTTAAGTGAGGGGAATTGAACCTTTGGCCTATAGATGAGGGTTCCGATAGGTATTTGTGAAACAAATTGAAATCATCCAATCATTAATTAATTTGGAAATAATTTAGATTAAGGTTGATTGGGGACCATGGGGATAGCGTTCAAGAACGTGGGGATATGATTCAAGGTTGAATATGATCTAAATATAATCAACTATATAGACTCGACATAAGTTTTTTTGAGAACACTGAAAGTTTTTCTACTGTCGTGATCTATTTACATGAAACTTGACCTTGAATATCGGTTGTTCAGGCTGGAGTTATGAAGGATGGAGAGGTAATTTTTATCCAAAGAAGATGGATAATAAAGACTATTTGTCATTTTACTCGAACTTATTCAAGTTTGTTGAGGTCGATTCTACATATTATCATATACCTTCGAGATCTACAGTTAGAGGTTGGAAAGACAAAACCCCTGAAGATTTTAAATTTTCATTGAAATTTCCCAAGGTAATTACCCATGAGAAGAAATTAGAAGATGTTGCTAAACCTCTTTCAATATTATTTTACTCATTAGAGCCCTTGATTGAAAAAACAATAACTTTGTTAATACAACTTCCACCATTTCTTTCAGAAAAGAAAGGGTTTAATCCTTTAAAAGATATGATTCGTCATCTAGACAAGAGATTTAGATATTCTTTAGAAGTGCGACACTCTTCATGGTTCAATGATAACGTATATGATTTTTTAAAAGAAAATAACATCTCATTAGTTTGGAGTGTAAGGGATGAATTGGAGTCTCCTTCAATTCTAACTTCTGATCAGGTTTACATCAGATTCATAGGCGATAGAAGCATTTCAGAGATGGACTTTGGTAAGATCGTAAAAAACAGAAGAAATGAGATGCTTGAATATGTAAAGCAGGTTAGAGAGTTACAGGATGAAAATTCAAACATCCGTAACGTATTAATAGCATTTAACAATCATTTTGCCGGCTTTGGTCCTCAATCCGCTAACGATTTTTTGAAACTGATGAATATGTCTGAAATAGATTGGAAGACTGAATTGGAACGTTATGAAAACAATTCTAGTCAATCCAATGGGAGATATCAGTCTAGTTTAACCGATTTCCCTAAATAGACTTACTCCTTAATCAATTTCCGAAAAATAAAACTATCATAATATTTTTCTATTTAATCAGTAAAAGATTCATTTATTTCGTCCGAATTACCATTAACAATTTCTATATTGTCTGGACTTAATTTGATTGATTCAATTATATCCCATAAACTTTGAAATTCTCTAATAATTTGAGATTTGGCGTTATTACAATTTTTACACTTAAAGGAAAATAGAATGTCAATGCCCTCATTCGTAATATTAGTCTCAATATTTTCTGTGGTAATATTTTTCGAACTACATTTGGGGCATTCGGCATGCTCCATGAGAGACAAAGGAATTATTTTCCATTCCGTCCACCAATCCGATGGGTCTTTATCCGGACTAAATTTGTTGAATCTATTCTTCCCGTTCATTGTTTTTCGACAGTAGCGGCATGTGGCCCTGCCATATACAGTAAACTGTCCAGTCCGATTGTTCCAATTTACTTGTGATGCTACTATCTTCATTTCACTCTTAACCCAAGCATTGCACCAGGGACATGGTTTCCCAAAATCTTTATACAATATGTAAAAGAATGTGTAATGATTATTATTATTTATATGAAAATGGTTGAAACATAAGATCTTGAAAGGGCTTAGTAGTTTGAATGCCATTTTACACTATCGGCAAATGCGCTAGACCCATCAAGACCTTTAGTGGTTTACACCAAAGCCTACAACCTTTTGCAAAAGGTATAGAATGTTATGCCAAATAAATTTAAATAATCTACTAACCAGGAATTTTTTACCTAAAATTATAATTAATAGATATTTTAACACGTAATTAAAACAAATTAGAGACATTTTGTAATAAAGTCAAATAGTCTATCCACATCTAAACAATAAAAGTCACCAAATTTATTTTCAATATTAATCAATGATGAATGATAGAGTATATGAAAAGAAAAAGCAGACTATTCTAAGATTTATCAAAAAAAACAGAAAAGTAGATCATTCATTTATTTTAAATAATGTCAATATTGATTATGAAACTTTAATGAAGATACTATCTGAATTGCGAATGGAGGGACGTTTAGATTAGAAATTGAGTAACTAGGTTTTAACTTTGATTTTCGTACTATCAGATCTATAATAATATATTAACAGATTTTAGAGACGATAGATGATTCATAATGAAAAAATCAAGACAATTATCTGCTGCGAATTAGTTAACACCATGGAGGAATTATTTCATCAAAATACATCTTTAGATAGGGTGAAAATTTAGTTTGGGCGCGTGGGGATGCGGTTCAAGATTGAATGTAATCTGAGCAGAGTATTCAATCCATGGAAACAGGTATGAATCGCTTTATTTATAACAATTTATTTTAACGTTTGAATAAAATCCATATTATTATCAGAGGTAGTCTGCTTGATACAAACAAAAAAAAGGTTAAGAACGATTTCCGGGAGTGACTAGATGTTTCTTAGTTAAAGAAATTAATGTTTGCTTCAACAAAATTATTGGCTGCAAACTCTATTGGTTCATCTTCGCCATCATTCCATAATACTATTCCATTTACATTGTTCAGAGTTTTTGTTTCGCCAGTATCTAAATCAGGTCCTTCTTGATTATCAGTAATTGTGGCTTCGTATAAAATATTTGAATTAGACTCTGATTGTTCGACTTGATTCATTTCTACTTCAACTGCATCAGATAAACCATCATTCAAGTTGGCTGCAACTAGTTTTAGGTCATCATTTTGAACAAGATTCAACTGCAACGATGCAGAATCTAAATCACAGTTATCAAAGAAGGCAATAACTCTTACATCTTGTGGATCTATTTGTTCGGATGATAGATCTACAGTATCAGAAATGTCGGTACATGAATTTGATGGAGTAATAATGTATTTGTTACTATCGTCACCATTATTATTACCATTGTCGTTATCATTGTCATCATTATTGTTGTTTCCATTATTATTGCCGTTTCCTCCTTTACCATTGTTTTCACAACCAATACCATCGTTATCTTTGTCAAGTCTGTTAGGATCGGAGGAGGTCACTTTGACGCTATTTGGTATATCATCACAATTAAGAATGTCAGAACCAGAGCCGTTTCCTCCTTTACCATTGTTTTCACAACCAATACCATCGTTATCTTTGTCAAGTCTGTTAGGATCGGAGGAGGTCACTTTGACGCTATTTGGTATATCATCACAATTAAGAATGTCAGAACCAGAGCCGTTTCCTCCTTTACCATTGTTTTCACAACCAATACCATCGTTATCTTTGTCAAGTCTGTTAGGATCGGAGGAGGTCACTTTGACGCTATTTGGTATATCATCACAATTAAGAATGTCAGAACCAGAGCCGTTTCCTCCTTTACCATTGTTTTCACAACCAATACCATCGTTATCTTTGTCAAGTCTGTTAGGATCGGAGGAGGTCACTTTGACGCTATTTGGTATATCATCACAATTAAGAATGTCAGAACCAGAGCCGTTTCCTCCTTTACCATTGTTTTCACAACCAATACCATCGTTATCTTTGTCAAGTCTGTTAGGATCGGAGGAGGTCACTTTGACGCTATTTGGTATATCATCAC comes from the Candidatus Nitrosocosmicus arcticus genome and includes:
- a CDS encoding Tat pathway signal protein, yielding MVTMLPPRAKLMLALREHRMHHVLWHTVRDNWEREVSGQPMFSDSEKQRIRDMGWEPPRPSLNKDGVRIENNKSGEDFLFMHRQMILHVDTLLSEIGDASYPKVEGWTHVPPPNDPDYPVPVWNSAPDFIKPAKTDNFYSNRMVRWENDYSTPEYLSELTLGQLGSRLEYTIHNAMHLRWASDPGEERPLVFPSNADTIETRWDNPSYDYLADPYSSHVNYIFWKLHGWIDDRINDWMRAHEITGEVPWSVEWDKNIMPQHGLIHEPHLMARMGDEMKDTINRMEEVAKIVSKTDLITPFSVIDDGIV
- a CDS encoding DUF72 domain-containing protein yields the protein MTLNIGCSGWSYEGWRGNFYPKKMDNKDYLSFYSNLFKFVEVDSTYYHIPSRSTVRGWKDKTPEDFKFSLKFPKVITHEKKLEDVAKPLSILFYSLEPLIEKTITLLIQLPPFLSEKKGFNPLKDMIRHLDKRFRYSLEVRHSSWFNDNVYDFLKENNISLVWSVRDELESPSILTSDQVYIRFIGDRSISEMDFGKIVKNRRNEMLEYVKQVRELQDENSNIRNVLIAFNNHFAGFGPQSANDFLKLMNMSEIDWKTELERYENNSSQSNGRYQSSLTDFPK